The DNA window GCTCCCATACTGATCTTTGCGAATTCAATCAAAAGATCCATCGTTGAGACTTCCAGAACATTGGACAGTTCCACACCGTGTTCCAGAAATACACGGTTGATATACTGCCGGGTGATATTTTCTTCATCCAGCATCATAAATGTAGCCGTCTGAAAAAGATCGCTGCCTCCGGAGCGCAGTTCCAGATGCTCCAGATAGGAAGAGGTCGTCACAAAAATATCCTGAATTTTCTGCAATGGCTGAAAATAAAATCCTTTCTGGATCGTTGGCTCCCCGACCAGTCCGATGTCGATCTTATTTTCCTCCAGCAGCGTCAGCGTCTGGTACGTGGACTGACAGCTGATCGAGATTTTTACATGCGGATATGCTTTGATAAAACGCTGCAGATGCGGCAGCAAAATGTATTTGCAGAGTGTTGTGCTGACACCGATACGAAGCTGATCCACACCGAGCGCATGATGTCGCGCCAGGATTTCCTCACCTTCCATCAGGGCGTCGAACGCCGCACTCGTATGCTGAAAAAGGATCTCGCCATCGGCGGTAAGTGTCACACCCCGTGAACTTCGCTTGAACAGGGTGGTGTTCAGATTAACCTCGAGCTTCTGAATCGATTTGCTGATGGCGGGCTGGCTGATGTATAACTCCTTGGCGGCATGAGAGATGCTGCCTTTCTTTGCAACGGTGTGAAATACATAATAAAGAGAAAGATTCTGTTCCATAGATTCCTCCGTAAATAAGAGCGTATAAGAAAAATGCTATAATCTGTAGTTATGAAAAATATATTTTATATGTATTGTTATTATACCGCAAGATGTGTTACAATAGCAAACAGTAAATGAAAAATAATTTCAACATCATATACGTAGGAGGAACAGAGACATGGGAATGACGATGACACAGAAGATTCTGGCAGCGGCAGCAGGTCTTGATAAAGTAGAGGCCGGACAGCTGATCGAGGCAGAACTGGATCTGGTACTGGGTAATGATATTACATCACCGGTAGCGATTCATGAGATGGATAAAATGACGGTAGATACCGTATTTAATAAAGATAAAGTAGCTCTGGTCATGGATCACTTTATCCCGAACAAAGATATCAAATCCGCACAGCACTGCAAGTGCGTAAGAGAATTCGCCTGTAAACACGACATCACCAATTACTTTGACGTAGGAGAGATGGGTATTGAACATGCACTTCTTCCGGAAAAAGGTCTGACAGTAGCAGGTGATGTCATTATCGGAGCAGACTCTCATACCTGTACATACGGCGCACTGGGTGCTTTTTCCACCGGTGTGGGAAGTACGGATATGGCAGCCGGTATGGCAACCGGAAAAGCATGGTTTAAAGTACCGTCCGCGATCAAATTCAATATCGTTGGAAAACCTGCAAAATGGGTAAGCGGTAAAGATGTGATCCTGCACATCATCGGTATGATCGGTGTGGATGGTGCCCTGTACAAATCCATGGAATTCACAGGTGAAGGTATCAAGAACCTGTCTATGGATGATCGTTTTACAATCGCAAATATGGCAATCGAGGCCGGTGGAAAGAACGGTATCTTCCCGGTTGATGATGTTGCTATGGCATATATGAAAGAACACTCCAAACGGGAATGGAAAGTATTTGAGGCAGACGAGGATGCTGTATACGATGAAGAATACACCATCGATTTGAGCACTCTGCGCCCGACCATTGCTTTCCCGCATCTGCCGGAAAATACAAAAACCATCGACGAGATCACAGAAGATGTGAAGATCGATCAGGTAGTTATCGGTTCCTGTACCAACGGACGTATCGATGACCTGCGTATCGCAGCTGAGATCCTGGCAGATCACAAAGTGAAAAAAGGTATCCGTTGTATCGTGATCCCTGCAACACAGAAGATTTATCTGCGGGCAATGGAAGAAGGTCTGTTAAAGATCTTTATCGAAGCAGGCGCTGTTGTAAGTACTCCGACCTGTGGACCGTGTCTGGGTGGTTATATGGGTATCCTGGCAGAAAATGAACACTGCGTATCCACAACCAACCGTAACTTCGTAGGACGTATGGGACATGTGGATTCTGAGATCTATCTGGCAAGCCCGGCTGTTGCAGCAGCAAGTGCGGTTACCGGTAAGATTTCTTCACCGGAAGAATTAGGTTTATAGGAGGAAAAGAAGATGAAGGCAGAAGGAAGAGTATTTAAATATGGTGACAACGTAGATACAGACGTAATCATTCCTGCACGTTATCTGAATTCCTCGGATCCGGCGGAACTGGCTACTCACTGTATGGAAGATATTGACAAAGAATTTGTCAACAAAGTACAGAAAGGTGACATCATCGTTGCCAACAAGAATTTCGGATGTGGTTCTTCCAGAGAGCATGCTCCGATCGCGATCAAAGCAGCAGGTGTAAGTTGTGTGATCGCAGAGACATTTGCACGTATCTTCTACAGAAACTCCATCAACATCGGACTCCCGATCATCGAATGCCCGGAAGCAGTAAAAGGAATCGATGCAGGGGATGAAGTAGAGATCGACTTCGACAGCGGTATGATCTATAACAAGACAAAAGGAACCGAGTTCAAAGGTCAGGCATTCCCGGAATTCATGCAGAGACTGATCAATGCCGGCGGATTGGTAAATTACATCAACGCAAATACAGAAAAATAAATCAAGCTATCAGATACAGACGATACGGGAAATCCGGTCGTCTGTATTTACGCGAGCAACGAGTCAAAGTCCGTGCTTGCACGAGACCTTGACGACTGCCGCGATAATGAGTAAAATTCGCGAAGCGTATTTTATCTCGTTTCAGAAGTTAGGCATTGACAAAAACAGGAAAATTCCATATAATATATGTTACTTGCCGGGGTATGGCGTAGCTTGGTAGCGCGCACGGCTGGGGGCCGTGAGGTCGCAGGTTCAAATCCTGTTGCCCCGATTGCAAAACTTACCGTAGAAAGCAGTTGACAATCGGCATATTTCTATGATAAGATTTGTTTTGTAAAAAGCGTGGAAGAGGAAGAGTACAGAGGATTCGGCTTTCAGAGAACTGCTGGCTGGTGTGAAGCAGTGGATGAAGAGTTTGGAACTGCCCTCGGAGCTGCTGCCTGAACGAAATATATTTCCAGTAGGAGTAGTCGGAACACCCCACCGTTATCACGGGGGAGGATATAAGGTGTAGACCCGTATCTGGCAGAGTGCATGAAGAGATTCATGAAAAAGAGTGGTACCGCGTAGGAGATAATCCTTCGTCTCTTGAAAAGAGAGACGGAGTTTTTTTTGCGCATTTTTACATATCCATAAAGAAGATAGATGCCAGAGCTGTGCAGGGAATCAAATTTAGGAGGACAAGGAACATGATGAATTACAAAAAGTATGTAAGACAGTATTTTATGCCACCGGTAAAATGCATGAAATGGGCAGAGAAAGAGTATGTAGAGAAAGCTCCGATCTGGTGCAGCGTGGATCTGCGTGACGGTAACCAGGCACTGGTAATCCCGATGAGTCTGGAGCAGAAAATCGAGTTCTTCAAACTTCTGGTAAAGATCGGATTTAAGGAAATTGAAGTAGGTTTCCCGGCAGCATCCGAGACCGAGTATGAATTCTTAAGAGCACTGATCGAACAGAACCTGATTCCGGAAGATGTAACGATTCAGGTACTGACACAGGCAAGAGAACATATTATCCGTAAAACTTTTGAAGCGGTAAAAGGTGCACCGAGAGCCATCATTCATGTATACAATTCCACCTCTCTGAGCCAGAGAGAGCAGGTATTCCGCAAATCAAAAGAAGAGATCAAAAAGATCGCTGTAGACGGAGCCGCACTGTTAAAGAAACTGGCTGATGAGACAGACGGAAACTTCCTGTTCGAGTACAGCCCGGAAAGTTTCACCGGAACAGAACCGGAATATGCACTGGAAGTATGTAACGCCGTTCTGGATGTATGGAAACCAACCGCAGAGCAGAAAGCAATCATCAACCTGCCGGTAACCGTAGAACATTCCATGCCGCACGTATATGCAAGCCAGATCGAGTACATGTGCGACAATCTGAATTACAGAGAAAATGTTATCGTATCTCTGCATCCGCACAACGACCGTGGATGTGGTGTGGCAGACTCTGAACTTGGACTTCTTGCCGGTGCAGACCGTATCGAAGGAACACTGTTCGGAAACGGTGAGCGTACCGGTAACGTAGATATCATCACACTGGCTATGAATATGTATGCACAGGGTGTAGATCCGGAACTGGACTTCTCCGATATGCCTGATATCTGCGAAAAATATGAAAAATTCACCGGTATGAACGTAGACCCGAGAAGCCCGTACAGCGGTTCTCTGGTATTTGCCGCATTCTCCGGTTCCCATCAGGATGCAATCGCAAAAGGAATGCACTGGATCGAAGAAAAAGACCCGGATCACTGGACTGTTCCGTATCTGCCGATCGATCCGAGAGATGTCGGAAGAAGCTACGATGCAAATGTTATCCGTATCAACAGCCAGTCCGGTAAAGGTGGCGTAGGCTATATTCTGGAAACAAAATACGGTCTGAACCTGCCGCCGAAGATGCGTGAAGCAATGGGATACGCAGCAAAAGCAGTATCTGATCATACTCATAAAGAACTTCATCCGGATGAGATCTTCGAACTGTTCAAAGAGACTTTCGAAAATGTCAAGAAACCGCTGGATATCCAGAAAGTACATTTCCAGCAGAATGGACACATTACCACACAGGTTACTTCTTCCTTCGAGGGTCGTGTGATCACAACCGAAGCAAATGGTAACGGACGTCTGGATGCGGTAAGCAACGCACTGAAAAAAGCATACGACATGCAGTACACACTGGTTTCCTATACCGAGCATGCACTGGAGATGAGCACAAGCTCCAAAGCAATCGCATACGTAGGTATCCAGAAACCGGACGGATCCCTTTCCTGGGGCGCTGGCGTCGACAGCGACATCATCCGCGCTTCCATCGATGCCTTAGTTACCGCTATTAATAACCGATAAATCCGTAGGGAAAACTGTGTACAGGAAAAGGTAAAGTGTGTACAGGAAAAAAACAAAGCTATCTATGAACAGATAGCTTTGTTTTTGTATATGGAGAATGAAAGTGGAACAACAGGAAAAGAGGAAGAAAATGGCAGGAAGACCGAAAAAGAAACCGGATTACGATGAAAAACAACAACTGGATGCGTTTCTGGAAGAACTGACGGCAGCATATCAGGAAGCGGATTCTCTTCGGACGATGGCAGCAGAACTGGATATTACACCATTAAAACTTCGTAAGCCGCTGATTACGGCGGGAGCATTTTCATCAGAAACCAGCACAGAGGTTTGCAGACTGCGCGAGGAAGGAAAATCGGTTCCGGAGATTATGGATATCACAGGACTTTCGAGAGCGTCGGTGCACTCGTATCTTCCATATATAAGCAGAAAAAAGCAGCTGAAGAGATTAAGACAGCAGCAAAACTGAAAGAAGTTCTGGGCGACAAATATGAAGAAGGAATGACAG is part of the Blautia faecicola genome and encodes:
- a CDS encoding LysR family transcriptional regulator, with the protein product MEQNLSLYYVFHTVAKKGSISHAAKELYISQPAISKSIQKLEVNLNTTLFKRSSRGVTLTADGEILFQHTSAAFDALMEGEEILARHHALGVDQLRIGVSTTLCKYILLPHLQRFIKAYPHVKISISCQSTYQTLTLLEENKIDIGLVGEPTIQKGFYFQPLQKIQDIFVTTSSYLEHLELRSGGSDLFQTATFMMLDEENITRQYINRVFLEHGVELSNVLEVSTMDLLIEFAKISMGAACVIQEFVQEELDGGDLIVLPLGLTFPPRQIGFACRKNEQANPVIEHFLHLQESPLL
- the leuC gene encoding 3-isopropylmalate dehydratase large subunit gives rise to the protein MGMTMTQKILAAAAGLDKVEAGQLIEAELDLVLGNDITSPVAIHEMDKMTVDTVFNKDKVALVMDHFIPNKDIKSAQHCKCVREFACKHDITNYFDVGEMGIEHALLPEKGLTVAGDVIIGADSHTCTYGALGAFSTGVGSTDMAAGMATGKAWFKVPSAIKFNIVGKPAKWVSGKDVILHIIGMIGVDGALYKSMEFTGEGIKNLSMDDRFTIANMAIEAGGKNGIFPVDDVAMAYMKEHSKREWKVFEADEDAVYDEEYTIDLSTLRPTIAFPHLPENTKTIDEITEDVKIDQVVIGSCTNGRIDDLRIAAEILADHKVKKGIRCIVIPATQKIYLRAMEEGLLKIFIEAGAVVSTPTCGPCLGGYMGILAENEHCVSTTNRNFVGRMGHVDSEIYLASPAVAAASAVTGKISSPEELGL
- the leuD gene encoding 3-isopropylmalate dehydratase small subunit, encoding MKAEGRVFKYGDNVDTDVIIPARYLNSSDPAELATHCMEDIDKEFVNKVQKGDIIVANKNFGCGSSREHAPIAIKAAGVSCVIAETFARIFYRNSINIGLPIIECPEAVKGIDAGDEVEIDFDSGMIYNKTKGTEFKGQAFPEFMQRLINAGGLVNYINANTEK
- a CDS encoding 2-isopropylmalate synthase; this encodes MMNYKKYVRQYFMPPVKCMKWAEKEYVEKAPIWCSVDLRDGNQALVIPMSLEQKIEFFKLLVKIGFKEIEVGFPAASETEYEFLRALIEQNLIPEDVTIQVLTQAREHIIRKTFEAVKGAPRAIIHVYNSTSLSQREQVFRKSKEEIKKIAVDGAALLKKLADETDGNFLFEYSPESFTGTEPEYALEVCNAVLDVWKPTAEQKAIINLPVTVEHSMPHVYASQIEYMCDNLNYRENVIVSLHPHNDRGCGVADSELGLLAGADRIEGTLFGNGERTGNVDIITLAMNMYAQGVDPELDFSDMPDICEKYEKFTGMNVDPRSPYSGSLVFAAFSGSHQDAIAKGMHWIEEKDPDHWTVPYLPIDPRDVGRSYDANVIRINSQSGKGGVGYILETKYGLNLPPKMREAMGYAAKAVSDHTHKELHPDEIFELFKETFENVKKPLDIQKVHFQQNGHITTQVTSSFEGRVITTEANGNGRLDAVSNALKKAYDMQYTLVSYTEHALEMSTSSKAIAYVGIQKPDGSLSWGAGVDSDIIRASIDALVTAINNR